The sequence below is a genomic window from Streptomyces sp. NBC_00289.
CCCCCAGACCGCGCAGCGCCCCGCCCTCCGCTGCGCCCGCCGCCGACGGCACCACCCCCTCCAGGGGCGCGGGGAACTGCGCAAACCCCCACCCACCCGCACCCCGACAGACGCGCCCCCACCCACCCGCCGCCACCCCCATTTGTCACCGCCGACGCCTACTGTCGAGACATGGCAGGCACCGCACCCCCCGCACCCCCGGCGCACGAGCACCACCTCCCACCCCCCGGCTACGACCCGACGTCAGTCGACCGCTGGGCCGCGGAGCCCGACAAACGCCCCGGCCGCACCGCCTTCCAGCGCGACCGCGCCCGGATCCTGCACTCGTCCGCGCTCAGAAGACTCGCCGGCAAGACCCAGGTCGTGACCCCCGGCACCCGGAGCCAGGTCTGGGACGCCAGCCCCCGCACCCGGCTCACCCACTCCCTGGAGTGCGCCCAGGTCGGCCGTGAGCTGGGTGCCGCCCTCGGCTGCGACCCCGACCTCGTCGAGGCGGCCTGTCTCTCCCACGACCTCGGCCACCCGCCCTTCGGCCACAACGGCGAGCAGGCGCTGAACGAGTTCGCGGAGGACTGCGGCGGCTTCGAGGGCAACGCCCAGTCCCTGCGCCTGCTGACCAGGATCGAGCCGAAGCGTTTCGTGCGGTCCGAGGAGACGGGCGACCTCGTCAGTGTCGGCCTCAACCTCACCCGGGCCACCCTGGACGCCGCCACCAAGTACCCCTGGCCCCGCGGCGCCCACCCCACCGAGCCCAGGTCCCCGAAGTTCGGCGTGTACGAGGACGACCGGCCGGTCTTCGACTGGCTTCGCAAGGAGGCCCCCGGCGGCCGCACCACCTTCGAGGCGCAGGTCATGGACTGGTCCGACGACGTGGCCTACTCGGTGCACGACGTCGAGGACGGCCTGCACGCCGGTCACATCGACCCCAACTGCCTGCACGCGGAGCCGGAACGCCAACAGGTCTTCGCCGTCGCCGTCGGCCGGTACGTGCCCGTGGACACGGACCCCGCCGAGCTCGCCGAGGCCCTCGACCGCCTTCAGGACCAGGAGTGGTGGCCGCACGGATACGACGGGACGGCTGTCGCCCAGGCCCGCCTCAAGGACGCCACCAGCCAGCTCATCGGCCGGTTCTGCCTGGCCGCCGAGGGCGCCACCCGCGCCGCGTACGGCAGCGGCCGGCTCACGCGCTACGCCGCCGAACTCGTCGTACCGCGGGCGGCCCGACTGGAGTGCGCGGTCCTCAAGGCCGTCGCCGACCGGTACGTCATGCAACGCGCCGAGCAGGAGCGGCTCCGCGCCGACCAGCGGATCGTGGTCGCCGAGCTCGCCGAGGCGCTGACCGCCCGCGCGCCGGACGGCCTGGACCCCCAGTTCCGCGCCCTGTTCGACGCGGCCTTCGACGACCGGGCCCGCAAGCGCGTGATCGTCGACCAGATCGCCTCGCTCACCGACGCCTCGGCCCGCTCGCTCCACGCCCACCTGACCGGGCGCCCATGACATCCCCCCGTACGGGGCACCCGTGTCACTCAGGCCACTCCGGGCACTCAGGTGGCCCCAATCGGGTCCGAATGTGACACTCCGTGGCCTGATCGGGCCACTCCCTCTTCCCGCATCACGCTGCGTGCGGGACGCTCGCTTGTGGCGGCACCCTTACGAGGAGGCATCAAGTGGTCGACGCGGATCAGACATTCGTCATCATCGGAGGCGGCCTGGCCGGCGCGAAAGCGGCCGAGACGCTCCGAGCGGAGGGCTTCACCGGACGCGTGATACTGATCTGCGACGAACGCGACCACCCGTACGAGCGGCCGCCCTTGTCCAAGGGCTATCTGCTGGGCAAGGAGGAACGCGACAGCGTCTTCGTGCACGAGCCCGCCTGGTACGCGCGCAACGACATCGAGCTGCACCTCGGCCAGACCGTCGACGCCGTCGACCGCGCCGCGAAGACGGTCCGCTTCGGCGAGGACGGCACGGTCGTCCACTACGACAAACTGCTGATCGCGACCGGCGCGGAGCCCCGCCGCCTGGACATCCCGGGCACGGACCTGGCGGGCGTCCACCATCTGCGCCGCCTCGCCCACGCCGAGCGGCTCAAGGGCGTCCTGGCCACCCTCGGCCGCGACAACGGCCACATCGTGATCGCGGGCGCCGGCTGGATCGGCCTGGAGGTGGCGGCGGCCGCCCGCGAGTACGGCGCCGAGGTCACCGTCGTCGAGCCCGAGCCGACCCCGCTGCACGGCGTCCTCGGCCCCGAGCTCGGCAACCTCTTCGCCGAGCTGCACCGCGAGCACGGCGTCCGCTTCCACTTCGGCGCGAGGCTGACGGAGATCGTCGGACAGGACGGCATGGTCCTGGCCGCCCGCACCGACGACGGCGAGGAGCACCCCGCGCACGACGTCCTCGCGGCGGTCGGCGCGGCCCCGCGCACGGCCCTCGCGGAGGCGGCCGGCCTGACGCTGGCCGAGCGGACGCACGGCGGCGGCATCGCGGTCGACGAGCGGCTGCGCACCTCCGACCCCGACATCTACGCGGCCGGTGACGTGGCCTCCTTCCACCACGCCCTCTTCGGCACCCGGCTGCGTGTCGAGCACTGGGCCAACGCCCTCAACGGCGGCCCGGCGGCGGCCCGCTCGATGCTCGGCCGCGACCTCACCTACGACCGCGTGCCCTACTTCTTCTCCGACCAGTACGACGTGGGGATGGAGTACTCCGGCTGGGCGCCCCCGGGGTCGTACGACGAAGTGGTGATCCGGGGAGACGCGGGGAAACGGGAGTTCATCGCGTTCTGGGTGAAGCACGGCCGGGTGCTGGCCGGGATGAACGTGAACGTGTGGGACGTCACAGAGCCCATCCAGCAGCTGATCCGGTCCGGGGCCCCACTGGACACGGACGCACTGGCGGACCCGCACGTTCCGCTGGGCGACCTGACGTCCTGACCGTCACTGCTGTCAGTCCCGCCCCGTAGAATCACCACGTGGCAGGACGGATCAACGACGAGGACGTGAAGGCGGTACGGGACGCGGTCCCGATCGACGCCGTCGTCTCCGAGTACCTCCAGCTGCGCAACGCGGGCGGCGGAAACCTCAAGGGCCTGTGCCCCTTCCACGACGAGAAGTCGCCGTCCTTCCAGGTCAGCCCGAGCAAGGGTCTCTTCCACTGCTTCGGCTGCCAGGAGGGCGGCGACACCATCACGTTCGTGATGAAGGTCGACCACCTCACCTTCTCCGAGTCGGTCGAGCGCCTGGCCGCCCAGGCCGGCATCACCCTGCGCTACGAGGAGGGCGGCTACAACCCCGCCCACCAGCGCGGCGAGCGGATCCGCCTGGTCGAGGCCCACAAGGTGGCCGCCGACTGGTACGTGGAGCAGCTGGCGACCAGCCCGGAGGCCGACACCGGGCGCAAGTTCCTCGCCGAGCGCGGGTTCGACCAGGCCGCCGCCGACCACTTCGGCGTCGGTTACAGCCCGCAGGGCTGGGACCACCTCACCCGTCACCTCCGCGGCAAGGGCTTCACCGACAAGGAACTCCTCCTGTCCGGCCTCGCCCAGGAGGGCCGCCGCGGCCCCATCGACCGCTTCCGTGGCCGGCTGATGTGGCCGATCCGGGACATCGGCGGCGAGGTCGTCGGCTTCGGCGCGCGCAAGCTGTACGAGTCGGACAACGGCCCCAAGTACCTCAACACCCCCGACACCGCGATCTACCGCAAGTCCCAGGTCCTCTACGGCATCGACCTGGCGAAGAAGGACATCGCCAAGTCCAGCCGCGCGGTCGTGGTCGAGGGCTACACCGACGTCATGGCCTGCCACCTCGCCGGTGTCACCACCGCCATCGCGACCTGCGGTACCGCGTTCGGCACCGACCACATCAAGATCCTGCGCCGCCTGCTGATGGACAACGGCAGCGCCCGCGTGATCTTCACCTTCGACGGCGACGCGGCCGGCCAGAAGGCGGCCCTGCGCGCCTTCGAGGACGACCAGAAGTTCGCCGCCGAGACGTACATCGCGATCGCGCCGGACAACATGGACCCCTGCGACCTGCGCCTCGCCAAGGGCGACGAGGCGGTCGCCGACCTGGTCCAACCCCGTACCCCGCTCTTCGAGTTCGCGCTCCGCCAGATCGTCGTCCGCTACGACCTCGACACTCCCGCGGGCCGTGCCGCCGCCCTCGACGAGGCTGCCCCGATCGTCGCCCGGATCAAGAACAGCGGCGCCCAGCACGAGGTCGCGGTGCAGCTCGCCGGCATGCTCGGCATCCTCGACACACAGTTCGTCGTCAAGCGGGTCGCGCAGTTGGCCCGCTGGGCCCGCGACCGCGGCGGCAAGGGACCGGCGCCCGCGCACAGCGACCCCCGGCAGTACGACGGCGGACCCCGGGCCACCGCGTCCGGTCCGGCGCTCAACCTCCGCAACCCCGTCTACGCCACCGAGCGGGAACTCCTCAAACTCGCCCTCCAGCGCCCGGACCTCGTCTCCCCGGCCTTCGACGCGTACGGCGCCGACGAGTTCACCGCCCCCGTCTACGCGGCCGTACGCCAGGCCGTCCAGGAGGCGGGCGGCGCCGAGTACGGCACCCAGGACCCGCAGGAGTACCTGGTCCGGGTCCGCGAGGCAGCCCCCGACAACACCGTCCGCGCGATGGTCACGGAGCTGGCGGTCGAGGCGATCATGCGCAAGACGGTCGACGACAACTACGCGGGCGACCAGCTCGTCACCGTCCGCCGCCGTGCCGTCGAGCGCCGCGTCCGCGACATCCAGAGCACCCTCGCCCGCCTGGACACCCACAGCGACCCGGCCCAACTGGCCGCCGTACAGAACGAACTGTGGGTCCTCCAGCAGTACGACCAGGCCCTCCGGGTCCAGGGCGCGGCCGCGCTCTGAGGCGTGCCCGCGCGGGTCGCCGCAGCTCAGGCCGGTGCGGGGCACCCGGTCCACATCACCGGTAACCACCCGGTCACGGACCGGACTCAAAAAGTCACCGCACGCCCCTCGTGGCAGCGATGTGTCGTACTCCACACTGGGTTCCGGTGCCTGAGTCCTCGGAGCGCGGCCGATCCGTCCCCCACGGGTCCCACATCCCCGCGGTTCCGCTCATCGCGTACGGGACGGACAGCGGCGAGGCCGCCGACTCCGCCCCCGAAGCAGCGCTGCCGCACACCTCAGCAGCGATCATCCTGGAGGTCGCCCCCGTGCAGACCCAGACCCTCACCCAGACCGACAGCACCACGGACGGCACGGAACCGGACGCGGAAACCGACGTTCTCGACGCGGTGCCCCCGCAGAACCGTGTCGCGCACCATCCCGAGACGGCAGAGACGGCAGAGACGGCAGAGACGGCAGAGACGGCCGAGACGGCAGAGACGGAGCCGGACGACCCTCCCGCCGACGCGCTGGAGAACGCGGAGCCCGAGACCCCCGAGCCCGTCGAACCCCCCGAGTCGGCCCGGGTCCGGCCCGACACCGGTGCCCCCTCCTCGGACCTGTTCCGCCAGTACCTGCGGGAGATCGGCCGCATCCCGCTGCTCACCGCGGCCGAGGAGGTCGACCTGGCCCGCCGGGTCGAGGCCGGCCTGTTCGCCGAGGAGAAGCTCACCAGCACGCCCGACCTGGACAGCGGTCTCGCCCTCGACCTGGACCGGCTGATCGTCCTGGGCCGGATGGCCAAGCGCCGCCTCATCGAGGCGAACCTGCGGCTGGTCGTCTCCGTCGCCAAGCGGTACGTCGGCCGCGGCCTGACCATGCTCGACCTGGTCCAGGAGGGCAACCTGGGCCTCATCCGCGCCGTGGAGAAGTTCGACTACGCCCGCGGCTACAAGTTCTCCACGTACGCCACCTGGTGGATCCGCCAGGCCATGTCCCGCGCCCTCGCCGACCAGGCCCGCACCATCCGCGTCCCGGTCCACGTCGTCGAACTCATCAACCGCGTCGTCCGCGTCCAGCGCCGCATGCTCCAGGAACGCGGCTACGAGCCGACCCCGGAAGAGGTCGCCGCCCACCTCGATCTGCTGCCCGAGCGGGTCAGCGAGGTGCTCCGCCTCGCCCAGGAGCCGGTCTCCCTGCACGCGCCGGTCGGCGAGGAGGACGACGTCGCCCTCGGCGACCTGATCGAGGACGGCGACGCGGCCTCACCGGTGGAGTCGGCGGCGTTCCTGCTGCTCAGGGAGCACCTGGAGGCGGTCCTCTCCACCCTCGGCGAGCGTGAGCGCAAGGTCGTGCAACTCCGCTACGGACTCGTCGACGGCCGCCCCCGCACCCTGGAGGAGATCGGCCGCATCTTCGGGGTCACCCGGGAGCGGATACGGCAGATCGAGTCGAAGACCCTGAACAAGCTCCGCGACCACGCCTTCGCGGACCAGCTGAGGGGCTATCTGGACTGAGCACGGGGGCCGCTCGTACGTCGGCGGCCCCCGCCCCGGTATCACCGGGCTCAGTCGACCTCGGCGACCGCCTGCGCGAACTGCGCCTTGTACAGCCGCGCGTACGCGCCGTCGGCCGTGAGCAGGTCGGTGTGCGACCCCTGCTCCACGATCGAGCCGTTCTCCATGACGAGGATCGTGTCCGCGTCCCGGATCGTCGACAGCCGGTGCGCGATCACGAAGGACGTCCGCCCGTGCGCGAGCTTGGCCATCGCCTTCTGGATCAGCACCTCGGTCCGGGTGTCCACGGAGCTGGTCGCCTCGTCGAGCACCAGGATCACCGGGTCGGACAGGAACGCCCGCGCGATGGTGATCAGTTGCTTCTCACCGGCGCTGACACCCGAGCCCTCGTCGTCGAGCACCGTGTCGTAGCCGTCGGGCAGCGTCCGCACGAACCGGTCCGCGTGGGCAGCCCGCGCCGCCTCCTCGATCTCCCCGCGCGTCACCTCGCGCGAGGCGCCGTAGGCGATGTTCTCCGCGATCGTGCCGCCGAACAGCCAGGTGTCCTGCAGCACCATCCCGATGCCGCCGCGGAGTTCGTCCCGGGACATCTTCGCGATGTCGACGCCGTCGAGGGTGATGCGTCCGCCGGAGACGTCGTAGAACCGCATGAGCAGGTTCACGAGGGTCGTCTTGCCGGCCCCGGTCGGGCCGACGATCGCGACCGTGTGCCCCGGCTCCACCGTCAGCGAGAGGTCCTCGATCAGCGGCTTCTCGGGCTCGTAGCGGAACGAGACGCGCTCCAGCGCCACCAGCCCGCGCAGTTCCTCGGGCCGCACTCCCGGCACCGGGTCGGCCTGCTGCTCCTCCGCGTCCAGGAGTTCGAAGATCCGCTCCGCCGACGCGACGCCCGACTGCACCAGGTTCGCCATCGACGCGACCTGCGTCAACGGCATCGAGAACTGCCGCGAGTACTGGACGAACGCCTGCACGTCACCGATGGACAGCGCGCCGGACGCCACCCGCAGCCCGCCGACGACCGCCACCAGCACGTAGTTGATGTTCGACACGAACAGCATCAGCGGCTGCATGATCCCGCTGTTGAACTGCGCCTTGAACCCGGCCTCGTACAGCCTGTCGTTCTCCTCGGCGAACTGCGCCGCCGACTCCTCCTGCCGCCCGAACACCTTCACCAGCGCGTGCCCGGTGTACATCTCCTCGATGTGGGCGTTGAGTTTGCCGGTGGTCCGCCACTGCTGCACGAAGTGCGGCTGCGACCGCTTGCCGATCCGGGTGGCGACGAAGGCCGACAGCGGCACGGTGACCAGCGCGACCAGCGCCAGCAGCCACGACACCCAGAACATCACCGCGAGCACGCCGATGATGGTGAGCACCGAGTTGATCAGCTGCCCCATCGACTGCTGGAGCGTCTGGCCGATGTTGTCGATGTCGTTCGTCGCCCGGCTGAGCACCTCACCGCGCTGCCGCTTGTCGAAGTACGACAGCGGCAGCCGCGACAGCTTCGTCTGCACGTCCTCGCGCATCCGGAACATGGTGCGGTTCACGGCCCGGTTCACCAGCCGCGTCGCCACCGCCATCAGCAGCCCGGCGACCAGGAACGTGACGAGCGCGAGCAGGAGTACGTCCCCGACCGCGCCGAAGTCGATGCCCTCGCCCGGCGTGAAGTTCGTACTGCGGAGCATGTCGGCGACCGAGCCCTCGCCCCGCTCCCGCATCGACTGAAGCGCCTGCTCCTTCGTGATCCCGGCCGGCATCTGCCGTCCGACGATGCCCGCGAACACCAGGTCGGTCGCCTTGCCGAGGATCTTCGGCCCGATCACGCTGAGACCCACGCTGACGACCACACAGATCAACAGCCCGTAGATCGTGACGCGTTCCGGTTTGAACCGGGCGATCAGGCGTTTGCCCGACACCTTGAAGTCCATCGAACGCTGGTCGGGGCCGCCCCCGGCCATCATCCGCCCCATCGGCCCGGCCATCAGGCGGCCTCCGCTTCCGTCAGCTGGGAGAGCACGATCTCCCGGTAGGTCTCGTTGTCCGCCATGAGCTCGTGGTGCCGGCCGGTGCCGACGACCCGGCCCTCGTCCAGGACGACGATCCGGTCGGCGTCCCGGATGGTCGCCACGCGCTGCGCGACGATGACGACGGTCGCCTCGGCGGTCTCCCGGGACAGCGCCGCCCGCAGGGCCGCGTCGGTGGCGTAGTCGAGCGCGGAGAAGGAGTCGTCGAAGAGGTAGATCTCCGGGCGCTGCACGAGCGTACGGGCGATGGCCAGCCGCTGGCGCTGACCGCCGGAGACATTGCTCCCGCCCTGCGCGATCGGGGCGTCGAGCCCGTTCTCCAGCCCCTCGACGAAGCCCTTGGCCTGCGCCACCTCCAGCGCGTGCCACAGCTCCTCGTCGGTGGCGTCCGGATTGCCGTACCGCAGGTTGGTGGCGACCGTACCCGCGAACAGGTACGGCTTCTGCGGCACCAGGCCGACCGTCTTCGCCAGCAGCTTCGGGTCGATGCCCGCCACGCTCTCCCCGTCGACCAGCACCTCGCCGTCGGTGGCGTCGAACAGCCTGGGCACCAGGCCCAGCAGGGTGGACTTGCCGCTGCCGGTCGAGCCGATGACGGCCGTGGTCTCGCCCGGCAGGGCCACCAGGTCGACGCCCTTCAGCACCGGCTCCTCGGCACCCGGGTAGCGGAAACCGGCCCCGCGCAGCTCCAGATGGCCGTGCCGGCGCAGCTCCCGTACGGGGGCGGCCGGCGGAACCACGCTGGACGAGGTGTCGAGCACCTCCTGGACCCGTTCGGCGCACACCTCCGCGCGCGGCACCATCATGAACATGAAGGTGGCCATCATCACGGACATCACGATCTGCATCAGATAGGCGAGGAACGCGGTCAGGTCGCCGATCTGCATCTGGCCGCTGTCGATGCGGTGCGCGCCGAACCAGACCACGGCGATCGACGACAGGTTCACCACCGTCATGACGATCGGGAACATCAGCGCCAGCAGCCTGCCGGTGCCCAGCGCCACATCGGTCAGTTCCGCGTTGGACTTCCGGAAACGGTCCTTCTCGTAGTCGTCCCGGACGAACGCGCGGATCACCCGGTTGCCGGTGATCTGCTCGCGCAGCACCCGGTTCACGGTGTCCAGACGCACCTGCATGGACCGGAACAGCGGGCGCAGCCGGCGCACGATCAGTGTCACGGAGATGCCGAGCACCGGCACGACCGCGACCAGCACCCCGGACAGCGGCACGTCCAGGCCGAGGGCCAGGATGATGCCGCCCACACACATGATCGGCGCGGACACCAGAAGGGTGAACGTCATCAGGGCCAGCATCTGGACCTGCTGGACGTCGTTCGTGGTCCGGGTGATCAGCGAGGGCGCACCGAACTGGCCGACTTCGCGCGCCGAGAAGGACTGCACGCGGTCGAAGACGGCGGCCCGCAGGTCCCGGCCCACCGCCGAGGCGGTCCGTGCGCCGTAGTACACGGCACCGATGTTGCAGACGACCTGCGCCATCGAGATGCCGATCATCAGGGCGCCGAACGAGAGGATGTAGCCGGTGTCTCCCTTGACGACACCACTGTCGATGATGTGCGCGTTGAGCGTGGGCAGATAGAGGGTGGCGCAGGTCTGCAGGAACTGCAGCAGCACCAGCAGGACGATGGGTTTCCTGTAGGGCCTGAGATAGGTCCGCAGAAGTCGTATGAGCACGCTACGTCTCTCGGAGTCGGCGAAGGGGGCGAGTGGTTGCCCCTGGCCCCTATCGTCGACCACCCCACCCGTGTTACCTCAACCGATTAAGCCCACAGCAGTGCTTTTTCGATCCGCGAGCCCGCGATCACGGGGGAGAAGGCCGAGGGGCGCGGCCGGCCGGGGGGTGACGGAAGGGGCCGATGGGTGCGGCCGATCGCGGACGTCGTCCTGTGTGGCCTGTGTGGCCTGTGTGGCCTGTGTGGACTCCGCGGCCGTGCGGCCCGTGTGGCTTGCGTGGTCTATACGCGGAACGCTCCCGGATGGGTCTGTTCCCGCACCGACACGTACTGCTGGCGCACCGCCTGCCCTACGGCGAGGTCCTCGCCGGGGTCCAGCACCTGCGCGGCCGCACCCTGCCAGGCCGGCGGGTTACGCGGGTCGAGTGTGCCCTGCGACACACCGAGCGCCCAGGCCGCCTGCCGGGCCGCACCGATCGCCGCGTAGTCCGCCGGCTGCGGGACCACGACCTGCACCCCGAACAGTGCGGGCGCGGCGGCCTGTACGGCGGGCAGCTCGGCGGCCGCGCCGAGGAGGAAGATCCGCCGCACCTCGACGCCCCGGCCGCGCAGCACGTCGAGCGCGTCCGCGAGCCCGCACAGCATGCCCTCGAACGCCGCCCGCGCCAGATGCTCCGCCTTCATCGACTCCCGGCGCAGACCCGCCAGGGTTCCGGCGGTGTGCGGCAGATTCGGCGTCCGTTCACCCTCCAGGTAGGGCAGGAAAACGAGCCCGTGCGAGCCCGGTGTCGACTTCATCGCCAGATCGGACAGGCTCTCCAGATCGGAAAGGCCGAGCAGCTCGGCGGTCCCGCGCAGCGTACGTACGGCGTTGAGCGTGGTGACGACCGGAAGGTGCATGCCGGTCGCGTCGGCCAGCGCCGTGATCATCCCGCTCTGGTCGACGAGCGCCTCGGGATGGACGGCCATCACGGACCCGGAGGCCCCCAGCGACACGACCGCGTCACCGAAACCGAGCCCGAGCCCGAAGGCCGCGGCCATCGTCTCGCCGGTCCCGGCGGAGATCAGCAGGCCCTCCGGGGTCGTACCGGCCGCGTCGGACGGGCCGATCACCTCGGGCAGCATGGCCTGGTGACCGAGCGCCAGCTCGACCAGTTCCGGCCGGTAGCCGCCGATCGCCGCCGACCAGTAGCCGGTACCGGAGGCGCCGCCCCGGTCGGTGGTTCTGCGCACCGGCCGCCCCAGGAGCTGCCACACCAGCCAGTCGTGCGCCTGGAGCAGTACGGAGGTGCGCGCGGCGGCGTCGGGTTCGTTCTTGGCCAGCCAGCGCAGCTTGGTCACCGGCTGCGCGGCCTGCGGCACACAGCCCACCGCCTGCGCCCACGCCTCGCGTCCACCGAGCGCGTCGACCAGATCGGCGGCCGCGACCTGCGCCCGCCGGTCCCCGCCGACCATCGCCGGCCGCACGGTGTTGCCCTGCGAGTCCAGCGGTACGACCGCGTTCTGCTGCGCGGACACACCGATGGCCTGCACGCCTTCGAGGAGCCCGCCCCCGGCGGCCTCACCGAGGGACAGCAGCCAGGCCTGCGGATCGACGTCGGCAGGCCGCCCACTGGCCTCGGCGCCATCGAGCGGATGCGGCGCATATCCCTGCCGGAGCACGGCTCCGGTGTCCGCGTCGCAGACGACGATACGAGTGAATTCGGGTGAGCTGTCCAACCCGGCGACTATCCCCATGGCCAAAATTCTGCCGCACGAACGGAGGTGAGCGCGCCGGGACGGGACCTCACGGGCGCACCGGCGCCCCGGCAGGCGACATTCGCCCGCCCGTTCGCCCGCCCGTTCGCCCGTCCGGGAGAGGCGTCCGGCGCGACGTCCGGGGCGGTGAACGCGGACTCCCCCACGCCTTCACAGGCAGTGGGGGAGTGCCGGGCGTAGCGAGGGGCAGGCGCCGCCCTAGGTGTTGCTGGTGCCCCAGTCGTCCTCGCGGCTGCCGTTGGGGCTGTGTCGGCGCAGGGACCGTACGCGGTCGGTGACCGAGTCGGGCACACGGTCTCCGACCTTCTCGCTGACCGCGTGGTACGCCTTGCCGGCGTACTCGCGGCCCTGCTGCGCCGCCGTCTCCGCGCTGTTGCGGACGGCGGGGTTCTGCGCGACCTGACGTGCGGACTTCTTCAGCTGCTCGTAGCGCTCGCGTCCGGCCTTCGTGCCGAGCACGTAACCCAGAGCGAGTCCGGCCACGAACGTGAGCCGGTAGCGCATGGCGGCCACCCTTCCCTTTGCGTAGGTCTCCGGTGCGGCTGGTGCCGGGGGAACCGATTGGCGGAGCACCCCCCTGCTTGCGCTAATGTATGTGTCGCAGCGAGCGTCCGCCCCCTGGCGAATACCCAGGTAGGTGCGTTCGATGCAACCAAGCATTCCTCCGTAGCTCAATTGGCAGAGCAGCCGGCTGTTAACCGGCAGGTTACTGGTTCGAGTCCAGTCGGGGGAGCTCGGTCCTC
It includes:
- a CDS encoding FGGY-family carbohydrate kinase, producing the protein MGIVAGLDSSPEFTRIVVCDADTGAVLRQGYAPHPLDGAEASGRPADVDPQAWLLSLGEAAGGGLLEGVQAIGVSAQQNAVVPLDSQGNTVRPAMVGGDRRAQVAAADLVDALGGREAWAQAVGCVPQAAQPVTKLRWLAKNEPDAAARTSVLLQAHDWLVWQLLGRPVRRTTDRGGASGTGYWSAAIGGYRPELVELALGHQAMLPEVIGPSDAAGTTPEGLLISAGTGETMAAAFGLGLGFGDAVVSLGASGSVMAVHPEALVDQSGMITALADATGMHLPVVTTLNAVRTLRGTAELLGLSDLESLSDLAMKSTPGSHGLVFLPYLEGERTPNLPHTAGTLAGLRRESMKAEHLARAAFEGMLCGLADALDVLRGRGVEVRRIFLLGAAAELPAVQAAAPALFGVQVVVPQPADYAAIGAARQAAWALGVSQGTLDPRNPPAWQGAAAQVLDPGEDLAVGQAVRQQYVSVREQTHPGAFRV
- a CDS encoding YtxH domain-containing protein; the protein is MRYRLTFVAGLALGYVLGTKAGRERYEQLKKSARQVAQNPAVRNSAETAAQQGREYAGKAYHAVSEKVGDRVPDSVTDRVRSLRRHSPNGSREDDWGTSNT